The proteins below are encoded in one region of Ereboglobus luteus:
- a CDS encoding valine--tRNA ligase has protein sequence MSAEITKSYEPHDVEKKWYSAWMQARAFAAPAPKPGQETHTIVIPPPNVTGILHMGHALNNTLQDVLTRRARLEGKAACWIPGTDHAGIATQTMVEKHIKKTEGKTRYDLGREEFLKRVWAWRDEKGDLILRQLRELGCSCDWDRTHFTMDPGYSRAVITAFVKLYKQGLIYRGKRMVNWCPVSLTALSDEEVEMRPTKGHIYRVRYELVEPAPIPEIPEDARPLPPEAINDGRVTHIVLETTRPETIAADVAVAVHPDDPRYKTLIGKKVWRPLGERVQIAIIADAAVDPVFAAGALKVTPAHDKVDFDIGQRHKLPVIDSINADGTMNADAGPELAGLDRFVARKKSAEILAECGALIEAKPYENNVGYSQRAGVPIEPRLTWQWWLRYPRVEEAKQVVRDGTIKFHPERWTKVYLNWLENIQDWCISRQLWWGHRIPVWYRKGVDRDTLTPADLADSQKIHVSLDGPADPENWTQEDDVLDTWASSWLWPFATLGWPDADAMKAANYNTLYPTTTLATGADIIFFWVARMIMAGLEFTHEGEPLEKRIPFKHVYFNGIVRDKQGRKMSKSLGNSPDPLDLIHKYGADGLRFGLLQIAPLGQDVKFDEDRIEGGKNFCNKLWNACRFRQMSGEMSDNSSLDTILARLNPAQLDDDDHALLGALLDTMRVLERSFAEFEFATATQRLYSFFWNDFCDWYVEVAKTRVQDPAAKTHALAMQDLVIREFLLLFAPFAPFITEELWHLLGYGAANDLLQNTRLETATELGDILRKKDVLISDSATARVEKLQQTATLARQLKAEQSVAQKRDVKFLVLADDANWTALSSNAAKLARLVGAASIERAASEPALPAIVTPLGTLYLDTGVKVDADAERARLTKELAQLEKHIAGTQARLANEAFVSKAPPAVLEGAKKQLADQQTKKAELERLLKAL, from the coding sequence ATGTCCGCAGAAATCACCAAGAGTTACGAGCCGCACGACGTTGAGAAAAAATGGTATTCCGCCTGGATGCAGGCGCGCGCCTTCGCCGCACCCGCGCCAAAGCCCGGCCAGGAAACGCACACCATCGTCATCCCGCCGCCCAACGTCACCGGCATTCTGCACATGGGCCACGCGCTCAACAACACCCTGCAGGACGTGCTCACGCGCCGCGCCCGACTCGAGGGCAAGGCCGCCTGCTGGATCCCCGGCACCGACCACGCCGGCATCGCCACGCAGACGATGGTCGAAAAACACATCAAGAAAACCGAGGGCAAAACCCGCTACGATCTCGGCCGCGAGGAATTCCTGAAGCGCGTCTGGGCCTGGCGCGACGAAAAGGGCGACCTCATCCTCCGGCAACTCCGCGAGCTCGGCTGCTCGTGCGATTGGGATCGCACGCACTTCACGATGGATCCCGGTTACAGCCGCGCCGTTATCACCGCCTTCGTCAAACTCTACAAACAGGGTCTCATCTACCGCGGCAAACGCATGGTCAACTGGTGCCCCGTCTCGCTCACCGCGCTCTCCGACGAGGAGGTCGAAATGCGTCCGACCAAGGGCCACATTTACCGCGTCCGCTACGAGCTCGTCGAACCCGCACCGATTCCCGAAATCCCCGAGGACGCCCGCCCGCTTCCGCCCGAGGCGATCAACGACGGACGCGTCACGCACATCGTCCTCGAAACCACGCGCCCCGAAACCATCGCCGCCGACGTCGCCGTCGCCGTGCATCCCGACGACCCGCGCTACAAAACCCTCATCGGCAAAAAAGTCTGGCGCCCGCTCGGCGAGCGCGTGCAGATCGCCATCATCGCCGACGCCGCCGTCGATCCCGTCTTCGCCGCCGGCGCGCTCAAGGTCACGCCCGCCCACGACAAAGTGGACTTCGATATCGGCCAGCGCCACAAGCTCCCCGTCATCGACAGCATCAACGCCGACGGCACCATGAACGCCGACGCCGGCCCCGAACTCGCCGGACTCGACCGCTTCGTCGCGCGCAAAAAATCCGCCGAGATTCTCGCCGAATGCGGCGCGCTCATCGAGGCCAAGCCCTATGAAAACAATGTCGGCTACTCGCAACGCGCCGGCGTGCCCATCGAGCCGCGCCTCACCTGGCAGTGGTGGCTCCGCTACCCGCGCGTCGAGGAGGCGAAGCAAGTCGTGCGCGACGGCACGATCAAGTTTCACCCCGAGCGCTGGACGAAAGTTTACCTGAACTGGCTCGAAAATATTCAGGACTGGTGCATCAGCCGCCAGCTCTGGTGGGGCCATCGCATCCCCGTTTGGTATCGCAAGGGCGTCGACCGCGACACGCTCACGCCCGCCGATCTCGCCGATTCGCAAAAAATCCACGTCTCGCTCGACGGCCCCGCCGATCCCGAAAACTGGACGCAGGAGGACGACGTGCTCGACACCTGGGCCTCATCGTGGCTCTGGCCCTTCGCCACGCTCGGCTGGCCCGATGCCGACGCGATGAAAGCCGCTAACTACAACACGCTCTACCCGACCACAACGCTCGCCACCGGCGCCGACATCATTTTCTTCTGGGTCGCCCGCATGATCATGGCCGGCTTGGAATTTACGCACGAAGGCGAACCCCTCGAAAAACGAATCCCCTTCAAGCACGTTTATTTCAACGGCATCGTGCGCGACAAGCAGGGACGCAAAATGTCGAAGTCGCTCGGCAACTCGCCCGACCCGCTCGACCTCATCCACAAATACGGCGCCGACGGACTGCGCTTCGGCCTCCTGCAAATCGCCCCGCTCGGCCAGGATGTAAAATTCGACGAGGACCGCATCGAAGGCGGCAAAAACTTCTGCAACAAACTCTGGAACGCCTGCCGCTTCCGCCAGATGAGCGGCGAGATGTCCGACAACTCCTCGCTCGACACCATCCTCGCGCGCCTCAACCCCGCGCAACTCGACGACGACGACCACGCGCTCCTCGGCGCGCTCCTCGACACCATGCGCGTGCTTGAGCGCAGCTTCGCCGAGTTCGAATTCGCGACCGCCACGCAACGCCTGTATTCATTTTTCTGGAACGATTTTTGCGACTGGTATGTCGAGGTCGCCAAGACCCGCGTGCAGGATCCCGCCGCGAAAACGCACGCGCTCGCGATGCAAGACCTCGTCATCCGCGAGTTCCTGCTCCTCTTCGCGCCCTTCGCGCCCTTCATCACCGAGGAGCTCTGGCACCTCCTCGGCTACGGCGCGGCAAACGACCTGCTGCAAAACACACGCCTCGAAACCGCAACCGAACTGGGCGACATACTCCGTAAAAAGGACGTGCTCATTTCCGACAGTGCCACCGCGCGCGTGGAAAAACTGCAACAAACCGCCACGCTCGCCCGCCAGCTCAAGGCCGAGCAATCCGTCGCCCAAAAGCGCGACGTGAAATTCCTCGTCCTTGCCGACGACGCCAACTGGACCGCCCTTTCCTCGAACGCCGCCAAGCTCGCCCGCCTCGTCGGCGCCGCAAGCATTGAGCGCGCCGCGAGCGAACCCGCGCTCCCCGCAATCGTCACGCCGCTCGGCACGCTCTATCTCGACACCGGCGTGAAAGTTGACGCCGACGCCGAACGCGCGCGCCTGACCAAGGAACTTGCGCAATTGGAAAAACACATCGCCGGCACGCAAGCGCGCCTCGCAAACGAAGCCTTCGTCAGCAAAGCCCCGCCGGCAGTGCTCGAAGGCGCGAAAAAACAACTCGCCGACCAACAAACCAAAAAAGCCGAGCTGGAACGTTTGCTGAAAGCGCTGTGA
- a CDS encoding energy transducer TonB, whose protein sequence is MKTTALRYFVAALFTGGVLAAVFFIPPKNERIETSNMFKPFYIEPVALGCCFVGCFAQTSLGLTGDRFAPPEMQMPRIEKIPMGLAPMRWQPQLVVQMPLRWPEGDEVAIHFKNKHARDRFPDGEVIHNYEDLDGKPVIIKPENSAWGLGFVDDRGAQFETFEVLVIVDKHGVVRDARIVNPRGTEAEAAAIKAAGQWLFTPGRKNGVAVGFRMTVPVPAK, encoded by the coding sequence ATGAAAACCACGGCTTTAAGATATTTCGTTGCCGCGCTCTTCACGGGCGGTGTTTTGGCGGCGGTATTTTTTATACCGCCGAAAAATGAGCGGATTGAGACCAGCAATATGTTTAAGCCGTTTTATATCGAGCCGGTAGCACTCGGTTGCTGTTTTGTTGGTTGTTTTGCGCAGACAAGCCTGGGACTCACAGGCGACAGGTTTGCGCCCCCTGAAATGCAAATGCCGCGGATCGAAAAGATCCCAATGGGCTTGGCGCCGATGCGCTGGCAGCCGCAATTAGTGGTTCAAATGCCGCTGCGTTGGCCGGAGGGTGACGAAGTCGCGATTCACTTCAAAAACAAACATGCTCGCGACCGATTTCCTGATGGGGAGGTCATTCACAATTATGAGGATCTCGACGGGAAACCCGTGATTATAAAACCGGAGAACAGCGCATGGGGGCTTGGTTTTGTTGATGATCGCGGCGCGCAATTTGAGACGTTTGAGGTGCTCGTCATCGTGGACAAGCACGGTGTTGTGCGTGATGCGCGTATCGTGAACCCGAGGGGCACGGAAGCGGAAGCCGCGGCCATCAAGGCGGCCGGCCAATGGCTTTTCACGCCGGGTAGAAAAAATGGCGTCGCGGTTGGTTTTCGAATGACCGTGCCAGTTCCCGCCAAGTGA